A DNA window from Camelina sativa cultivar DH55 chromosome 13, Cs, whole genome shotgun sequence contains the following coding sequences:
- the LOC104734357 gene encoding uncharacterized protein LOC104734357: MASIVGTGTRFLSFGKVSQISTSLFSRSHNPRSLFIRAYHRNHPLRTLPLFSAAHRLPRPLLWLRSSAPVSSMATQAESGSPHQSDSSKTVRMVIKGRVQGVCYRNWTVENAEQLGLKGWVRNRRDGSVEALFSGPPETVDEMHQRCRRGPPAAMVTGLEAFPSTEQPGTSFEYRSTV, translated from the exons ATGGCATCAATTGTCGGAACTGGAACAAGATTCCTGAGTTTCGGCAAGGTTTCACAAATCTCTACTTCACTGTTTAGTAGATCTCATAATCCTCGTAGCCTCTTCATTCGCGCTTACCATCGGAATCATCCTCTTCGTACTCTTCCTCTGTTCTCTGCGGCTCATCGTCTTCCTCGTCCCCTGCTTTGGCTTCGCTCGTCTGCTCCTGTGTCTTCCATGGCCACTCAGGCTGAATCTGGGTCTCCCCACCAATCCGATTCTTCTAAAAcg GTGAGGATGGTGATTAAGGGTAGAGTTCAGGGAGTGTGCTACAGGAACTGGACTGTTGAGAACGCTGAGCAGCTCGGGTTAAAGGGATGGGTCAGGAATCGTAGGGACGGTTCAGTGGAAGCACTCTTCTCTGGACCACCTGAAACTGTTGATGAGATGCATCAGAGGTGTCGCCGTGGCCCTCCGGCAGCCATGGTAACTGGCTTAGAGGCTTTCCCTTCCACTGAACAACCAGGAACAAGTTTTGAATACAGATCAACCGTCTGA
- the LOC104734361 gene encoding heavy metal-associated isoprenylated plant protein 3-like, translating to MGEKKEETATKPPPQAEKKPTAAADGGGMTTTVVMKLDMHCEGCGKKIKRILKHIKGVKDVEIDYKGNKLTVVGNVDPVAVRDKVADKIKRPVELVSTVAPPKEETPPLPPSSGGEKKTPAEEKPAEKKPTADEKKEEKKKEEGNKKASPPPPPKESTVVLKTKLHCEGCEHKIKRIVNKIKGVNSVSIDSAKDLVIVKGIIDVKQLTPYLNEKLKRTVEVVPAKKDDGAPSAAAPASGEKKDKGAGEKKEIIKDVGEKKVDGGGEKKKEVAVGGDGGAMVDVKKSEYNGYGYHPQPMYYYPPGGQVYGQQQQHYMMQGQSSQSYVQEPYTNQGYVHESYANQGYGQGYGQEAPPPPYMNHQGYADPYGHMRAPELFSDENPNGCSVM from the exons ATGGGTGAG aaaaaggaagaaacggCGACGAAACCTCCTCCTCAAGCAGAGAAGAAACCTACCGCCGCCGCCGATGGTGGTGGGATGACCACCACCGTCGTTATGAAGCTTGATATGCATTGCGAAGGTTGCGGCAAGAAAATCAAACgaattttaaaacatatcaaaggt GTGAAAGATGTGGAGATTGATTATAAGGGTAACAAATTGACGGTGGTCGGAAACGTAGATCCAGTTGCTGTTCGTGATAAAGTTGCCGACAAAATCAAGAGGCCAGTCGAACTCGTCTCTACTGTAGCGCCGCCTAAAGAAGAgactcctcctcttcctccttcttcaGGCGGTGAGAAGAAGACTCCGGCGGAAGAGAAACCGGCAGAGAAGAAACCTACCGCGgatgagaaaaaggaagagaagaagaaagaggaaggaaacaagaaagcttctcctccgccaccaccaaaAGAG AGTACTGTCGTTTTGAAGACCAAGTTACATTGTGAAGGTTGCgaacacaaaatcaaaagaattgtcaacaaaattaaag GGGTTAATTCAGTCTCCATTGATAGCGCCAAGGATTTGGTTATAGTTAAGGGGATCATTGACGTGAAACAGCTCACTCCTTATCTTAACGAGAAGCTTAAACGCACCGTCGAAGTTGTTCCGGCGAAAAAGGACGACGGAGCACCATCCGCGGCGGCTCCAGCCAGCGGTGAGAAGAAGGATAAAGGTGCtggtgaaaagaaagagattattAAGGATGTCGGAGAAAAGAAAGTCGACGGTGGcggtgaaaagaagaaagaagttgcAGTCGGAGGAGACGGTGGTGCTATGGTGGATGTGAAGAAATCGGAGTATAACGGCTACGGTTATCATCCCCAGCCTATGTATTACTACCCACCAGGAGGACAAGTATACGGTCAACAACAACAGCATTACATGATGCAAGGCCAATCGTCTCAATCGTATGTACAAGAACCGTATACGAACCAAGGATACGTACACGAATCATATGCAAACCAAGGTTACGGTCAAGGGTATGGACAAGAAGCACCACCGCCACCTTATATGAACCACCAAGGTTACGCAGATCCTTATGGTCACATGCGTGCGCCTGAGTTGTTTAGTGATGAGAATCCAAATGGATGTTCTGTTATGTGA